A DNA window from Streptomyces parvus contains the following coding sequences:
- a CDS encoding MFS transporter: MSAADTAAPAGAPAAAPMDHRHVLRALSGLLIVLFVAMISSTVVSVALPQIIGSLDGTQSQYTWVVTATLLASTASTPIWGKLADLFSKKLLLQIAIGLFVVSSVACGFAQSTEQLIAFRAVQGLGMGALQVLVQVIIAAMISPKERGRYNGYLGGVMAVATVGGPLLGGFITDASWLGWRWCFFIAVPFTLLASVMLARTLHLVEVRRPDTKVDYLGASLIAAGVSLLLLWVTFVGDDFDWISWRSGLMVGGSVVILGAAVLVETRVKEPVVPLHVVRRRDPALAIVASLAVGMAMFGGAVFLGQYFQIGRGYSPTEAGLLTIPLMAGVLVSSTVAGRLVSKTGKVKPFIVAGVLVLALGFLGLSFIDHETSLVMVSLGMLGVGVGVGMSMQNLVLVLQNTVPLSEIGAASGAITFFRSLGGTMGVSVLGAVLAHQVSTKITDGLAALGIDPAASGSGGSTLNVAAMPPQVQDVVRAAYGDATGHIFLISAGIAVIGVIASLFLTPTKLRDSVDL, from the coding sequence GTGAGCGCAGCAGACACCGCCGCCCCCGCCGGGGCCCCCGCCGCCGCACCCATGGACCACCGCCACGTCCTGCGGGCCCTCAGCGGGCTGCTCATCGTGCTGTTCGTGGCGATGATCAGCAGCACCGTGGTCTCGGTCGCGCTGCCGCAGATCATCGGGTCCCTCGACGGCACGCAGTCCCAGTACACCTGGGTCGTCACCGCGACCCTGCTCGCCTCCACGGCCTCCACCCCGATCTGGGGCAAGCTGGCCGACCTGTTCAGCAAGAAGCTGCTGCTCCAGATAGCCATCGGCCTCTTCGTCGTCTCGTCCGTCGCCTGCGGGTTCGCTCAGTCCACCGAGCAGCTCATCGCCTTCCGCGCCGTCCAGGGGCTCGGCATGGGCGCGCTCCAGGTGCTCGTCCAGGTGATCATCGCCGCGATGATCAGCCCGAAGGAGCGCGGACGCTACAACGGCTACCTCGGCGGCGTCATGGCCGTCGCCACCGTCGGCGGGCCGCTGCTCGGCGGGTTCATCACCGACGCCTCCTGGCTCGGCTGGCGCTGGTGCTTCTTCATCGCCGTGCCCTTCACGCTTCTCGCCTCCGTGATGCTCGCCCGCACCCTGCATCTCGTCGAGGTCCGCCGGCCCGACACCAAGGTCGACTACCTCGGGGCCTCCCTCATCGCCGCCGGGGTCAGCCTCCTGCTCCTCTGGGTCACCTTCGTCGGCGACGACTTCGACTGGATCTCCTGGCGGAGCGGACTGATGGTCGGCGGGAGCGTGGTCATCCTGGGGGCGGCCGTTCTCGTCGAGACCCGGGTCAAGGAGCCCGTCGTTCCGCTGCACGTCGTCCGCCGCCGCGACCCCGCCCTCGCCATCGTCGCCAGCCTCGCGGTCGGCATGGCCATGTTCGGCGGGGCCGTCTTCCTCGGCCAGTACTTCCAGATCGGCCGCGGGTACTCGCCGACCGAGGCGGGGCTCCTCACCATCCCGCTCATGGCGGGCGTCCTCGTCTCCTCCACCGTCGCCGGACGCCTCGTGTCCAAAACCGGCAAGGTCAAGCCGTTCATCGTCGCCGGTGTCCTCGTCCTCGCCCTCGGCTTCCTCGGACTGTCCTTCATCGACCACGAGACCTCGCTCGTGATGGTGTCGCTGGGGATGCTCGGTGTGGGGGTCGGGGTCGGTATGTCGATGCAGAATCTGGTGCTGGTCCTCCAGAACACCGTGCCGCTCAGCGAGATCGGCGCCGCCAGCGGGGCCATCACCTTCTTCCGCTCGCTCGGCGGCACCATGGGCGTCTCCGTCCTCGGCGCGGTCCTCGCCCACCAGGTGTCCACGAAGATCACGGACGGGCTCGCCGCGCTCGGCATCGACCCGGCCGCCTCCGGCTCCGGCGGCTCCACCCTCAACGTCGCCGCCATGCCGCCCCAGGTCCAGGACGTCGTCCGGGCCGCGTACGGGGACGCCACCGGCCACATCTTCCTCATCTCGGCCGGCATCGCCGTGATCGGTGTCATCGCCTCCCTGTTCCTCACGCCCACCAAGCTGAGGGACAGCGTGGATCTGTGA
- a CDS encoding putative protein N(5)-glutamine methyltransferase, which produces MSVRPISSLSTTALALRRAGCVFAEDEALLLHEAAASPDELSALVERRAAGLPLEHVLGWAEFRGRRFAVDAGVFVPRRRTEFLVAQAAALAPRRAVVVDLCCGSGALGVALATALDRVDLYACDVEPAAVRCARRNVDGLGQVYEGDLFDPLPTALRGRVDVLLANVPYVPTADVELLPAEARVHEPRVALDGGGDGLDVMRRVAAEAPDWLAPGGSILVEASERQRDVAAEILRAAGLTPRVRVSEELYATVVIGTARRVT; this is translated from the coding sequence ATGTCCGTTCGCCCCATCAGCTCCCTCTCCACCACCGCCCTCGCCCTCCGCCGCGCCGGGTGCGTCTTCGCCGAGGACGAGGCCCTCCTCCTCCACGAGGCCGCCGCTTCCCCCGACGAGCTGTCCGCACTCGTCGAGCGCCGCGCCGCCGGGCTCCCGCTCGAACACGTCCTGGGCTGGGCGGAGTTCCGCGGCCGCCGCTTCGCCGTGGACGCCGGTGTCTTCGTGCCCCGGCGGCGTACGGAGTTCCTCGTGGCGCAGGCCGCCGCCCTCGCACCCCGCCGGGCCGTCGTCGTCGACCTCTGCTGCGGTTCGGGTGCGCTCGGCGTCGCCCTCGCCACCGCCCTGGACCGGGTCGACCTGTACGCCTGTGACGTCGAACCCGCCGCGGTACGCTGCGCGCGGCGCAACGTCGACGGCCTCGGACAGGTCTACGAGGGCGACCTCTTCGACCCCCTTCCCACCGCCCTGCGCGGCCGCGTCGACGTGCTCCTTGCCAACGTTCCGTACGTTCCGACCGCCGATGTCGAGCTGCTCCCCGCCGAGGCCCGCGTCCACGAACCGCGCGTCGCCCTCGACGGGGGCGGCGACGGCCTCGACGTCATGCGCCGGGTCGCCGCCGAAGCACCCGACTGGCTCGCCCCGGGCGGCAGCATCCTGGTGGAGGCCAGTGAGCGGCAGCGGGATGTCGCGGCGGAGATTCTGCGCGCCGCCGGGCTCACCCCGCGGGTCCGGGTCTCCGAGGAGCTGTACGCCACCGTCGTCATCGGCACGGCCCGCCGGGTCACGTGA
- a CDS encoding TetR family transcriptional regulator has protein sequence MDSSTAEPGLRERKKEATRQAVHEATLRLTVEHGFDRVTVEAVADAAGISRRTFSNHFTNKEDALLYGEEQQIRALVRTVRDRPADEPAWPALRAAVAQFADRVAPPEREWAIRTRLAMRHPSLLARQLANHAALERDLAEAVAARPGPPSAPVRPIVLAAAFLASLRIAMRMWIEEDLAREPAAVIDEILDEMGRGFA, from the coding sequence ATGGACAGCAGCACCGCGGAACCGGGACTCCGGGAACGCAAGAAGGAAGCCACCCGCCAGGCCGTGCACGAGGCGACCCTGCGCCTGACGGTGGAGCACGGATTCGACCGTGTGACGGTCGAGGCGGTGGCGGACGCGGCCGGGATCTCCCGCAGAACGTTCTCCAACCACTTCACCAACAAGGAGGACGCCCTCCTCTACGGCGAGGAGCAGCAGATCAGGGCCCTGGTCCGCACGGTCCGCGACCGCCCCGCAGACGAACCCGCCTGGCCGGCCCTGCGCGCGGCGGTGGCCCAGTTCGCGGACCGTGTGGCGCCCCCGGAACGCGAATGGGCGATCCGCACCCGCTTGGCGATGCGTCACCCCTCGCTGCTGGCACGCCAGCTGGCCAACCACGCCGCCCTGGAACGCGACCTGGCCGAAGCGGTGGCAGCCCGCCCCGGCCCACCGTCGGCCCCGGTCCGCCCGATCGTCCTGGCGGCGGCTTTCCTCGCCTCGCTGCGGATCGCGATGCGCATGTGGATCGAGGAGGACCTGGCGCGGGAGCCGGCGGCGGTGATCGACGAGATCCTGGACGAGATGGGGCGGGGGTTCGCGTGA